A window of Flammeovirga kamogawensis genomic DNA:
AAGTTAACAGTATCTCATGATGATAGAACTAAGCGATTTGTGAAATTTGAATGGGATAATCCTTCATTGAAATTTGTGGACATTATAAGTGCAGCAGGTAATACACCATTACCTCCATATATAAAAAGAGCAGCTACTGAAGAAGATAAGGATACTTACCAGACGGTGTATTCTAAGAATGAAGGTGCAGTTGCAGCGCCTACAGCAGGACTCCATTTTACAAAAGATGTTCTTGCTAAGTTAGCCGCAAAGGGGGTTAAAGAAGAAGAGGTTACGCTACATGTAAGTGCAGGTACTTTTAAACCTATCTCTGCAGATATAGTAACAGATCACGAAATGCACAATGAACAAGTGATTGTTACACAAGAAAATATAAAAGCTTTAATTGATGCCAAGAAAGTAGCCTGTGTGGGTACTACATCAATGAGAACTTTAGAAAGTACGTATTGGTTTGGTGTACGTTTAATTCATGAAGGTGATACAGCAACATTTGATATTCATAAATTAGAAGCATATCAAAAGGTAGCAGAACATTCGTCTTTACCTAGTAGACAAGAGTCTTTTAGAGCAGTTCTAGATTATATGATTAAAAAAGATATTTCTACTTTAAGTGGAGAAACGTCTATTTTTATTATGCCTGGTTATCAATTTAGAGTAATTGATGCTTTAGTTACGAATTTCCATTTACCATCTACCACCTTAGTACTTTTAATAGCGGCTTTTATTGGCGAAGACTGGAGAAAGGTTTATAATCAAGCACTTGATAATGAATATAGATTTTTAAGTTATGGAGATTCATCTCTATTATTTAGAAATTAAAAATACATATAGCCTCTTAGAAATTAATTTTAAGAGGCTTTTTTATACCAATTACAATGAAATCTACTTTTCCGAATAGAATTGTTTGTTTAACTGATGAAGTAACTGAATGGCTTTATTTATTAGAAGAGCAACATAGAATTGTTGGGATATCAGCTTTTGCAGAACGACCAATAGAAGCTAAAAAAGAAAAACCTATGGTTTGTGGTTTTACAGGTGCGAATTACAAAAAAATACTAGCTACTAATCCAGATTTAATTATTGGATTTTCTGATCTTCAAGCTGATATTGCTTCTAGACTAATTAAAGAAGGAATTCCTACAATTATCACAAACCAACGTTCTATAGATGAGATATTATCAACACTTTTGATGGTTGCTCGTATTGTTGGTGCTGAAGAAAAAGGACTTGCACTAATTACAAAAATGGAGCAGGAAATTGAAAGTGCTAAGCAATTTTCAAAATCACTTAAAATTAAACCAAAAGTATATTTTGAGGAATGGGACGAACCTTTGATTTCTGGTATTAAGTGGGTTTCCGAACTTATTAAAATTGCAGGTGGAATTGATGTTTTTGATAATTTATCGAACTCACATTCTGCAAGTGGAAGGATAATAAAATCTTTTGATCAAGTAGTTGATTTGAATCCTGATATAGGTTTGTTTTGTTGGTGTGGTAAGAAGTTTAAAAAAGAGCAACTTCTTAGTAGAAAAAACGTTAATAAAATTAGCTTTTATTCATCAAATGAAATTCACGAAATAGACCCTTTATATATTTTACAACCAGGTCCTGCAAGTATAATGGAAGGGTTGCCTCATCTTAGAAAAATAATAGAAAATTGGAGTAATACATCAATAGTTGACTAAGGAGAGTAGAATTATTATATAAATCAATAACTTTGTAACGAAAACGAGAAAAGATAAATTATATACAATCATGAGCACATTTCCACAGCAAGATTCATCAGATTTAAACGACAAAGACCCTGAACAATTAAGAATACATTCAATCGAAACTTTTGGTACACATGATGGACCTGGAATACGGTTTATTGTGTTTGTTCAAGGATGTCAATTTAGGTGTTTATATTGCCATAATCCTGATACTTTTGACGTGAAAGGCGGCAAATTTATTTCTTTAGAGGAAATAGAAAAGCGTGTGATTCGTCAAAAACCTTATTTTGGAGATGAAGGAGGAATAACAATTTCAGGTGGTGAGCCATTATTGCATAGAAAAAAGTTGATTACTTTATTTAAACGATTAAAAGAAAAAGGGATAAATACATGCCTTGATTCTAATGGACGTTTAGTGAATAAAGAAGTAGAAGAATTATTAGATTATACAGATTTATTAATGCTTGATGTGAAGCATATTAATGACGATTGGCATCATAAATTAACAACTGTTTCTAATTCTGCTACATTGAAATTAGCAGATTTGAGAGAGAAGCAAGGGAAGAAGATGTGGATTAGATATGTTTTAGTTCCAGGGTGGTCAGATCAAGAAGAATACCTTCATGAATTAGGTCAACACTTTAAGGATTTTAAAACAATTGAAAAAATTGAGATTCAGCCTTATCATAAATTGGGTGTTCACAAGTGGGAAGCATTAAACATGCAGTATGGATTAGAAGGAGTGAACCCTCCGACAGCTGAAGAGATTGAAAAAGCGAAAAATATATTTTCGCAGTATTTTAAAGAAGTTCATGTTAATTAAGAACTGAGACTTTTCTTAATATAGGTAGATACAATCGTTTTTATGGATGAAAGTCCAATTTCGGTTGTATCTATTTTTTTTAAAGGAATAAATTCTACTTCAGAAACGTCATCATTAGCTTGTAAAGTAGCAAAGGTTCTAACTTTACATTCAAAAGTTAAATCAACTGTATAATAGTCTATATCTTTAAAAGTATAAGTATTTGGAAAACTACCAAAAAAGTTTAATTCAGTAATTTCAAGATTCAATTCTTCTTTGATTTCTCTTACTAGAGCATCTTCAGCCTTTTCATTTATATCAATAAAACCACCGGGTAAATCTAGTGTGTTTTTAAAAGGATCAAACTTTCTTCTTGTTAGAAGTAAATTGCCATTTTCATCAGTTATTAACCCTGCCACTGCACCAGAAGAATTGATATAAAAATCAAAATTGCAATTTCCACAAACAAAGTGTTTTTTTTCAAAAGCTATATTTTTATCTCCACATTGTGGGCAGTACTTGAATTTATTAAGAACGTGCATTAAAATAATAATTTAAGTGTTCTTAATAATGCGATACAAAAAGTAATTCCAATAAAGAATAACGCAAATGTTATCCATCCTGGATGAGCTAAAATAGTAAAGAGTACTTGTGTATTTTCTCTTTCTTGTAATACATCTTCTTCTGCTAATTTTAAATTGGGTAATTTACTATCAACAATGTGCAATGATAACTTATTAAGAAGTTGATTCTCGATAGCTCCTTCAAGGCCATAAATAATTATGTTCTTATCATATTGTCTTGCAAGAGTTATATAATTTGAGAGTTCATCCCAAGTTAAAACCCTATTATTATCTTCTTTTGATAATGGCTTTTTAGCATTAGCAGAACCAATAATTAATTGATTAAAACCCGATTGATACGCTTTAATTTGAGCAAGTGTATGTGGAGTATCTTCTTGATAATAATTAAAAATTGATAATATTTCTTGGTCATTCAGCATGTCGAAAGTACCAGAAATCTGTTTCCAAGTATCAACATTTACTTCTTTTGCATCTATCTGGTATGGAGAGATTATACTAAAAACCTTATACCCAGCCTGAGTGGCTACAGACCTTAATCTTACATAGTTTAATTCTCCATTATGCTGAACTGATCCACTTATTAGGCGTTTTAAAATTACTTTACTTACAGAAATAGGACCATTGTCAACTATTCTGCTATCTGTACTATAGGGAGAAAGACTTAATGTAAGTGATTGCCAATGTAGTCTATTTTTAGTACTCCAAGCATTAAATTTATTGAAGCGGTCTAATACACGAGCACCATTATGTGCATTTGGCCAATAATGTTCACCCTTTGGTAGTAATAACCAAGCATGACAAGCGATACCATTCTTTTTAAAAATCTTTAAAGCAGAGATTCTGTCTTCACTAAAGTCTGTAATACCCACATATAATTGAGCATTTAATTCTTTAAGTTTAGAAATTGTAGCAGTATCTTTTGCAATATCAAGGAGTTTAAATCCTTGTACTTCAGTCATGAAGTTTATTTGTATGTTTTTTTCTGCTTGTGCGATATTAGAAAAAATCACAAGCAATAAAAATAATAATCCTCTACGTAAGTTCATAAGGGGGATAGAATTAATGTTCTGACTAGTAACTTACTTACCAATTACCAAAAGATCAAGGTAATTTTCGAATAGTTAAGTCTAATACCTGTGCTTGACTATTTTTTCCAAGTTTGTAATTTTTCCAGAAGAAAGGACGCATAGCTATTGCAAGTGCCCAAAAAACAGCGCCTTGTACAAGCTGTGCATCTTTATGTTTGATGTTACTATTTCCATTAGAATCAAGTTGTCCTCTTTGGACAGCACCAGAAACTAAAAATCCAGTACCAATAAATCCAAATCCACCAAAAAGTACTCTAGGGAAGACTCTAGCAAATTTAATAGTTTCTACTTCAGATAAAGGAATTTCTGTGCCTGACTTATATAAAATGAAAGAGGAATCTTTAAGTGCATATACGTTATCTTTATAGACCGTTTTTTCATCTTT
This region includes:
- a CDS encoding ABC transporter substrate-binding protein, which translates into the protein MKSTFPNRIVCLTDEVTEWLYLLEEQHRIVGISAFAERPIEAKKEKPMVCGFTGANYKKILATNPDLIIGFSDLQADIASRLIKEGIPTIITNQRSIDEILSTLLMVARIVGAEEKGLALITKMEQEIESAKQFSKSLKIKPKVYFEEWDEPLISGIKWVSELIKIAGGIDVFDNLSNSHSASGRIIKSFDQVVDLNPDIGLFCWCGKKFKKEQLLSRKNVNKISFYSSNEIHEIDPLYILQPGPASIMEGLPHLRKIIENWSNTSIVD
- a CDS encoding NUDIX hydrolase, which codes for MHVLNKFKYCPQCGDKNIAFEKKHFVCGNCNFDFYINSSGAVAGLITDENGNLLLTRRKFDPFKNTLDLPGGFIDINEKAEDALVREIKEELNLEITELNFFGSFPNTYTFKDIDYYTVDLTFECKVRTFATLQANDDVSEVEFIPLKKIDTTEIGLSSIKTIVSTYIKKSLSS
- a CDS encoding S-adenosylmethionine:tRNA ribosyltransferase-isomerase, with product MDKDIQLPQIDLNNYQYDLPTGRIAKHPHSPRDESKLMLYKNGNISHKVFKDIVGELDADYTLFFNNTKVLPARLYFQKETGANIEVFLLNPIKPTRDISAAMLAESGTVWECAIGNYKRWKDQSLVSAVNVEGEIVKLTVSHDDRTKRFVKFEWDNPSLKFVDIISAAGNTPLPPYIKRAATEEDKDTYQTVYSKNEGAVAAPTAGLHFTKDVLAKLAAKGVKEEEVTLHVSAGTFKPISADIVTDHEMHNEQVIVTQENIKALIDAKKVACVGTTSMRTLESTYWFGVRLIHEGDTATFDIHKLEAYQKVAEHSSLPSRQESFRAVLDYMIKKDISTLSGETSIFIMPGYQFRVIDALVTNFHLPSTTLVLLIAAFIGEDWRKVYNQALDNEYRFLSYGDSSLLFRN
- the pflA gene encoding pyruvate formate-lyase-activating protein, whose translation is MSTFPQQDSSDLNDKDPEQLRIHSIETFGTHDGPGIRFIVFVQGCQFRCLYCHNPDTFDVKGGKFISLEEIEKRVIRQKPYFGDEGGITISGGEPLLHRKKLITLFKRLKEKGINTCLDSNGRLVNKEVEELLDYTDLLMLDVKHINDDWHHKLTTVSNSATLKLADLREKQGKKMWIRYVLVPGWSDQEEYLHELGQHFKDFKTIEKIEIQPYHKLGVHKWEALNMQYGLEGVNPPTAEEIEKAKNIFSQYFKEVHVN